Proteins co-encoded in one Halorussus lipolyticus genomic window:
- a CDS encoding ABC transporter ATP-binding protein: MSDLLSISNLRTQFNTERGVVEAVDDFDLTIREGETVGLVGESGSGKSVSALSLMQLVDDPGRIASGEAEFYHEELTADFAERYPKGVGEFVFPDEGYLDLLSAPENAMREIRGGEMSMIFQDPMTSLNPALTVGEQVAESLRLHQYGGRRKDSWWNAVREIAPSLGGKDIDEEVLQDTIDMLEEVGIPEPTERVDEYPHEFSGGMRQRVLIAIALACQPKLLVADEPTTALDVTIQAQILDLINDLQDELGMSVLFITHDLGVVAETCDRVAVMYAGDIVEVGPVDEIFHNPSHPYTYALLESIPREDKQRLTPIEGNVPDLIDMPEGCHFADRCPWAQPECTQGEIPKLQHGPEEVDHRAKCVLEDFDRDEYGEDLDAITTDDHDIGERILEVDGMKKHFSRADGMIDEWLADEIESVKAVDGVSFDIYEGETVGLVGESGCGKSTAGRTLLHLEDPTEGKIVFQGTDLSALDREELRDKRKDMQMIFQDPLSSLDPRMTVGQIIMEPLKIHGLPDEAPPEGTSRKQQRRDRVAELMEAVGLEPGQFDRYPHEISGGQRQRVGIARALAVDPDFIVADEPVSALDVSVQAQILNLLEDLQDEFGLTYLFIAHDLSVVRHISDRIAVMYLGEIVEVAETDELFADPKHPYTQALLSAIPEPDPRIDTDDRIILEGDVPSPIDPPSGCHFRTRCPQIIPPENLDIEQEAYREVMDYRERVEDEAIDLDAMWDEAAESEGAQAETATVADGGRPAASEQAFENVLWDHFFETEPEGRPREIVSESFGHLADGDWEGAASLLREHFESVCERKDPVLQDEAHPSACHLYDQPDSA, encoded by the coding sequence GTGAGTGACTTACTGTCAATCTCGAATCTGCGGACGCAGTTCAACACCGAGCGCGGTGTGGTCGAGGCGGTAGACGACTTCGACCTGACGATTCGGGAGGGCGAGACGGTCGGTCTCGTGGGCGAGTCGGGGTCCGGTAAGAGCGTGAGCGCGCTGTCGCTGATGCAACTGGTGGACGACCCCGGTCGGATTGCGAGCGGGGAAGCCGAGTTCTACCACGAGGAGCTAACGGCCGACTTCGCCGAGCGCTACCCCAAGGGCGTCGGCGAGTTTGTCTTCCCCGACGAGGGGTACCTCGACCTCCTCTCGGCCCCCGAGAACGCGATGCGCGAGATTCGGGGCGGAGAGATGAGCATGATTTTCCAAGACCCGATGACCTCGCTCAACCCGGCGCTGACCGTGGGCGAGCAGGTCGCCGAGAGCCTGCGACTCCACCAGTACGGCGGTCGCAGGAAGGACTCGTGGTGGAACGCGGTCCGGGAAATCGCGCCGAGTCTCGGCGGGAAGGACATCGACGAGGAGGTCCTGCAGGACACCATCGACATGCTCGAGGAGGTCGGCATCCCGGAACCGACCGAGCGCGTGGACGAGTACCCCCACGAGTTCTCGGGCGGGATGCGCCAGCGCGTCCTCATCGCTATCGCACTGGCCTGTCAGCCGAAACTCCTCGTGGCGGACGAACCCACCACCGCCCTCGACGTGACGATTCAGGCCCAGATTCTCGACCTCATCAACGATTTGCAGGACGAACTCGGCATGTCCGTCCTGTTCATCACCCACGACCTCGGCGTGGTCGCCGAGACCTGCGACCGGGTGGCGGTGATGTACGCCGGTGACATCGTGGAGGTCGGTCCGGTGGACGAAATCTTCCACAACCCGAGTCACCCCTACACCTACGCGCTTCTCGAATCCATCCCGCGCGAGGACAAACAACGCCTGACCCCCATCGAGGGCAACGTCCCGGACCTCATCGACATGCCGGAAGGCTGTCACTTCGCCGACCGGTGTCCGTGGGCACAACCCGAGTGTACGCAGGGCGAGATTCCGAAGCTCCAGCACGGTCCCGAAGAAGTGGACCACCGCGCCAAGTGCGTCCTCGAAGACTTCGACAGGGACGAGTACGGCGAGGACTTAGACGCCATCACCACCGACGACCACGACATCGGCGAGCGAATCCTCGAAGTCGATGGCATGAAAAAGCACTTCTCGCGGGCCGATGGCATGATAGACGAGTGGCTGGCCGACGAAATAGAGAGCGTCAAAGCCGTGGACGGCGTGAGCTTCGACATCTACGAGGGCGAGACGGTCGGCCTCGTCGGCGAGTCCGGGTGCGGCAAGTCCACCGCGGGTCGGACCCTGCTTCACCTCGAAGACCCGACCGAAGGCAAAATCGTCTTCCAAGGCACCGACCTCTCGGCGCTCGACCGCGAGGAACTGCGCGACAAGCGCAAGGACATGCAGATGATTTTCCAAGACCCGCTGTCGAGCCTCGACCCCCGAATGACAGTCGGGCAAATCATCATGGAACCGCTGAAAATCCACGGCTTGCCCGACGAGGCCCCGCCGGAGGGGACTTCGCGCAAGCAACAGCGCCGGGACCGGGTTGCGGAACTCATGGAGGCGGTCGGTCTCGAACCCGGTCAGTTCGACCGCTATCCCCACGAGATTTCCGGCGGTCAGCGCCAGCGCGTCGGCATCGCCCGCGCCCTCGCCGTGGACCCCGATTTCATCGTGGCTGACGAACCGGTCTCGGCGCTGGACGTGTCGGTGCAGGCCCAGATTCTCAACCTGCTGGAGGACTTGCAGGACGAGTTCGGCCTGACCTACTTGTTCATCGCCCACGACCTCTCGGTGGTCCGGCACATCTCCGACCGCATCGCGGTGATGTATCTGGGAGAAATCGTGGAGGTCGCCGAGACCGACGAACTGTTCGCCGACCCCAAGCATCCCTACACGCAGGCCCTGCTGTCGGCGATTCCGGAACCCGACCCCCGTATCGACACCGACGACCGCATCATCCTCGAAGGCGACGTGCCCTCGCCCATCGACCCGCCCTCGGGGTGTCACTTCCGGACGCGGTGCCCCCAGATTATCCCGCCCGAGAACCTCGACATCGAACAGGAGGCCTACCGCGAAGTGATGGACTACCGCGAGCGCGTCGAGGACGAGGCCATCGACCTCGACGCCATGTGGGACGAGGCCGCCGAGAGCGAGGGCGCGCAGGCCGAGACAGCGACTGTCGCGGACGGCGGGCGACCCGCGGCCTCCGAACAGGCGTTCGAGAACGTCCTCTGGGACCACTTCTTCGAGACGGAACCCGAGGGCCGACCGCGAGAAATCGTCTCCGAGTCGTTCGGCCATCTGGCTGACGGCGATTGGGAGGGCGCGGCGTCGCTCCTGCGCGAACACTTCGAGAGCGTCTGTGAGCGTAAGGACCCGGTTCTGCAAGACGAGGCTCATCCTTCGGCCTGCCACCTCTACGACCAACCCGATTCGGCGTAG
- a CDS encoding ABC transporter substrate-binding protein, translated as MTSNDTSVSRRSLLKAAGGAAASASVAGYVDTGGAEEVQQEGGGGTLTFARGNDSGTLDPQNTTSGEDVKVTNQIYDRLIEFEPGTSELIAGLATEWELEGQQTTVTLREGVTFHNGNEFTADDFIATYRRFTDSDYEYYPGDDYVSSYGPFTLGNWVESIEKNGDYEMTIQLQQRYAPFLRNLAMFASSVLSEQAIQERGTDLSQNPMGTGPFVFENWDQGNQRIRLSANENYWGEGPNVDEVVFTAIGQNTTRAQTLISGGADIIDGLGAQAAQIVDGAEQAELLETSGINIGYMAFNMARVEAFRNKQVRQAISYAINTEAIVNTIFRGIAVQASQPIPSNLFGYNEELDPYPHDPEQAQQLLNDAGYGDGFTFELATFQNPRAYNPSPVQAAQTVKSNLSEVGITVNINQQPFNPFLNYTSTGKHDACFLGWMTDNADPDNFYYALLHPGVSQDDVPDGQDWVSWDTEGFNTLDVAAWANTDFMEVTEQAQQTYEQQERADLYKQAAQIAHDEAPWVFIDHAKELRGIGNNVENFVVAPIGGPFLKQVRLSN; from the coding sequence ATGACTTCAAACGACACATCCGTTTCAAGACGGAGCCTACTGAAAGCGGCAGGAGGAGCGGCGGCGAGCGCCTCGGTCGCCGGGTACGTAGACACCGGAGGAGCCGAGGAGGTCCAACAAGAAGGGGGCGGCGGAACCCTCACCTTCGCTCGGGGGAACGACTCGGGCACGCTCGACCCGCAGAACACCACCAGTGGCGAGGACGTGAAGGTCACGAACCAGATATACGACCGACTCATCGAGTTCGAGCCGGGAACGTCCGAACTTATCGCCGGTCTGGCGACCGAGTGGGAACTCGAAGGTCAGCAGACGACGGTGACGCTCCGTGAGGGCGTGACTTTCCACAACGGCAACGAGTTCACCGCCGACGACTTCATCGCTACGTATCGCCGGTTCACCGACTCGGACTACGAGTACTATCCCGGCGACGATTACGTCTCGTCGTACGGGCCGTTCACGCTGGGCAACTGGGTCGAGAGCATCGAGAAGAACGGCGACTACGAGATGACCATCCAGTTGCAACAGCGGTACGCGCCCTTCCTCCGGAACCTCGCCATGTTCGCCTCCAGCGTCCTGTCCGAGCAGGCGATTCAGGAGCGGGGGACCGACCTCAGCCAGAATCCGATGGGGACCGGCCCGTTCGTCTTCGAGAACTGGGACCAAGGCAACCAGCGCATCCGACTCTCGGCCAACGAGAACTACTGGGGCGAGGGACCCAACGTGGACGAAGTCGTGTTCACCGCGATCGGCCAGAACACCACCCGCGCCCAGACGCTCATCTCGGGCGGCGCGGACATCATCGACGGCCTCGGGGCACAGGCGGCCCAAATCGTCGACGGGGCGGAGCAGGCGGAGTTGCTGGAAACGAGCGGTATCAACATCGGCTACATGGCGTTCAACATGGCCCGCGTCGAGGCCTTCCGGAATAAGCAGGTCCGGCAGGCAATCAGCTACGCTATCAACACCGAGGCCATCGTCAACACCATCTTCCGGGGCATCGCGGTGCAGGCGAGTCAACCGATTCCGTCGAACCTGTTCGGCTACAACGAGGAGCTAGACCCTTACCCGCACGACCCCGAGCAGGCCCAGCAACTCCTGAACGACGCGGGGTACGGTGACGGCTTCACGTTCGAGTTGGCGACGTTCCAGAACCCGCGGGCGTACAACCCCTCGCCGGTTCAGGCGGCCCAGACGGTCAAGTCGAACCTCAGCGAGGTCGGCATCACGGTCAACATCAACCAACAGCCGTTCAACCCCTTCCTGAACTACACCAGTACCGGGAAGCACGACGCCTGTTTCCTCGGGTGGATGACCGACAACGCCGACCCCGACAACTTCTACTACGCCCTGCTTCACCCCGGCGTCTCGCAGGACGACGTGCCTGACGGACAGGACTGGGTTAGCTGGGACACCGAGGGCTTCAACACCCTCGACGTGGCGGCGTGGGCCAACACCGACTTCATGGAGGTCACCGAGCAGGCCCAGCAGACCTACGAACAGCAGGAGCGCGCCGACCTCTACAAGCAGGCGGCCCAAATCGCTCACGACGAGGCTCCGTGGGTGTTCATCGACCACGCGAAGGAACTGCGGGGCATCGGCAACAACGTCGAGAACTTCGTGGTCGCGCCCATCGGCGGGCCGTTCCTCAAACAGGTCCGTCTTTCTAACTAA
- a CDS encoding BtpA/SgcQ family protein has protein sequence MTTANLADAEKPLVGMVHLPALPGAPEFSGDFEGVRQAALRDARRLEAGGVDALMLENFGDAPFYPDDVPKHVVASMTRVAAEIAEEVDLPIGINVLRNDAEAALSVASAVGAEFVRVNVHVGARVTDQGIVEGKAHETVRLREQLNAEAAIFADLDVKHSAPLADRPLDAEAVAEPIERGLAEGVVVSGAGTGHEVPADHLAAVAEARDEAGLDAPVFIGSGVTPENAADLLEVADGAIVGTALKEGGETTNPVSVERVEELVAAADEVR, from the coding sequence ATGACGACAGCGAACCTCGCAGACGCCGAGAAGCCACTCGTCGGCATGGTCCACCTACCCGCCCTGCCCGGCGCGCCCGAGTTCTCGGGCGACTTCGAAGGAGTCCGGCAGGCCGCCCTGCGGGACGCCCGGCGACTCGAAGCGGGCGGCGTTGACGCGCTGATGCTCGAAAACTTCGGGGACGCGCCCTTCTACCCCGACGACGTGCCCAAACACGTGGTCGCCTCGATGACCCGCGTCGCCGCGGAAATCGCTGAGGAGGTAGACCTCCCCATCGGAATCAACGTCCTCCGGAACGACGCCGAGGCCGCGCTCTCGGTCGCGTCGGCAGTCGGAGCCGAGTTTGTCCGAGTAAACGTCCACGTCGGAGCGCGAGTCACCGACCAAGGAATCGTGGAGGGGAAGGCCCACGAGACGGTCCGCCTCCGAGAACAACTGAACGCCGAGGCCGCCATCTTCGCGGACTTGGACGTGAAACACTCGGCCCCCCTCGCCGACCGGCCCCTCGATGCCGAGGCCGTGGCCGAACCAATCGAACGAGGACTGGCCGAGGGCGTGGTCGTCTCCGGCGCGGGCACCGGTCACGAGGTCCCGGCGGACCACCTCGCCGCGGTCGCAGAGGCGCGGGACGAAGCGGGACTGGACGCCCCCGTTTTCATCGGAAGCGGGGTGACGCCCGAGAACGCGGCCGACTTGCTCGAAGTCGCCGACGGGGCTATCGTCGGCACCGCGCTGAAGGAGGGCGGCGAGACGACCAACCCCGTCTCGGTCGAGCGAGTCGAGGAGTTGGTCGCGGCCGCAGACGAAGTGCGCTAA
- a CDS encoding DHH family phosphoesterase — protein MKDYVIDDDNLSLERKSILPGEGFFVPDSVEEAKEEAEAEDTLTGAEVAIVADPDADGLACTALVREAYGEGALIDAGPHDLEDALERVVEYSEPGATVFVCDLCPDTYDEVGESLEVLVEQAGEVVWYDHHQWTDTVAEAVRDAGVELVVGDSDEECTADVAVRSLNYDFPDYLVELAAVTRDHDLWIRDDERSDDLADFSYWAEPEEYIETVAEHGADLPEDVAEFLAEMRVEKDALIEKAVARADIEEIGPWTVGVTYGRCSQNEVAEALRQQGTDAAVIVKPSGSASIRGTDEFERAHEVARQVNGGGHPKAAGCKPRIYDDMLDYAHHWTTRGATAKQVIIEAFYNLDWDDEGEGGEAKDAETEDGDTEDSEAEAEE, from the coding sequence ATGAAAGACTACGTTATCGACGACGACAACCTCTCTCTCGAACGCAAATCCATCCTGCCGGGCGAGGGCTTCTTCGTCCCGGATTCGGTCGAGGAGGCCAAAGAGGAGGCCGAGGCCGAGGACACCCTGACCGGTGCCGAGGTCGCAATCGTTGCCGACCCCGACGCCGACGGACTGGCCTGCACCGCGCTGGTCCGGGAGGCCTACGGCGAGGGCGCGCTCATCGACGCCGGCCCTCACGACCTCGAAGACGCCCTCGAACGAGTCGTAGAGTACAGCGAACCCGGCGCGACCGTCTTCGTCTGCGACCTCTGCCCCGACACCTACGACGAAGTGGGCGAGTCGCTGGAGGTCCTCGTGGAGCAGGCGGGCGAAGTCGTCTGGTACGACCACCACCAGTGGACCGACACAGTGGCCGAGGCGGTCCGCGACGCGGGCGTCGAGTTGGTCGTCGGCGACAGCGACGAGGAGTGTACCGCCGACGTGGCCGTCCGCTCGCTCAACTACGACTTCCCGGACTACCTCGTGGAACTCGCGGCGGTCACCCGCGACCACGACCTCTGGATTCGGGACGACGAGCGAAGCGACGACCTCGCGGACTTCTCCTACTGGGCCGAACCCGAGGAGTACATCGAAACTGTCGCCGAACACGGCGCTGACCTCCCCGAGGACGTAGCGGAGTTCCTCGCCGAGATGCGCGTCGAGAAGGACGCCCTCATCGAGAAGGCCGTCGCCCGCGCCGACATCGAGGAAATCGGCCCGTGGACAGTCGGCGTGACCTACGGCCGATGCTCCCAGAACGAGGTCGCCGAGGCCCTCCGCCAGCAGGGAACCGACGCCGCCGTAATCGTCAAACCCTCCGGAAGCGCCTCCATCCGCGGCACCGACGAGTTCGAGCGCGCCCACGAAGTCGCCCGGCAGGTCAACGGCGGCGGCCACCCCAAGGCGGCGGGGTGCAAGCCCCGAATCTACGACGACATGCTCGACTACGCCCACCACTGGACGACCCGCGGTGCGACGGCCAAGCAGGTCATCATCGAGGCTTTCTACAATCTCGACTGGGACGACGAGGGCGAAGGCGGAGAGGCCAAAGACGCCGAGACCGAAGACGGAGACACCGAAGACAGCGAGGCGGAAGCCGAGGAATGA
- a CDS encoding universal stress protein encodes MIDSVVIATDGSESVTRAVKVALDLARRFDASVHALYVVDTGEVDSSPEELRDELRNALESQGEDALDAVRNHAEREVTTAVREGRPAAEITEYAREQDADVVATGTRGRHGENRFLIGSVAERVVRSCPVPVLTVRQLEDEG; translated from the coding sequence ATGATAGATTCCGTCGTCATCGCCACGGACGGGTCCGAGAGCGTCACCCGCGCCGTCAAGGTCGCGCTCGACCTCGCCCGGCGGTTCGACGCCTCGGTCCACGCGCTCTACGTGGTGGATACTGGTGAGGTGGACTCCTCGCCCGAGGAGCTACGCGACGAACTCCGCAACGCGCTCGAATCCCAAGGCGAGGACGCCCTCGATGCGGTCCGGAACCACGCAGAGCGCGAGGTCACGACCGCGGTCCGCGAGGGTCGCCCGGCGGCCGAAATCACCGAGTACGCCCGCGAGCAGGACGCCGACGTGGTGGCGACCGGGACCCGCGGTCGGCACGGCGAGAATCGCTTCCTCATCGGGAGCGTGGCCGAGCGGGTGGTGCGGTCGTGTCCGGTGCCGGTGCTGACTGTGCGGCAACTTGAGGACGAAGGGTAG
- a CDS encoding ABC transporter substrate-binding protein, which produces MATDDSLKRRSFLKAAGGATAAATLAGCTGGDDEGDGTTTDETTESMGGTTEEDEETTEESQSSGGTLTFARGNDSGTLDFQNTTSGEDAKVTNQIYDGLIEFEPGKTSLKAGLATDWSVDGKTVSMTLREGVMFHNGEEFTADDYVATYRRFVDKDYKHYPGQEYASSYGPYALGNWIDSVEKSGDYEVTVTLKKPYAPILKNFAMFCSKVHSLKAIEEYGTELKNNPVGTGPFKFDSWDTGNARIRLTKNEDYWGDEKAKVDEVVFTAVGQNTSRAQTLVSGGADIIDGLGAQASQVVDSSDKAELLERPGINVGYMAFNMSKFKPFRKKKVRQAINYAIDTKSIVDTIFKGIASEASQPIPSSVMGYNKDLDPYPQDLEKAESLLKEAGHGDGLEFELATFKNPRPYNPSPNQAAQVVKSNLGKVGITVNIKTQPFNPFLDYTDSYKHDACFLGWNTDNGDPDNFYYALLHPGVDRSEVPDGQDWINPDNHDSVNTLDAAAWANTEFMKLTEDGQSTYKTGERKPKYQKAGEIFHEECPWVALNHAKELRGVANRVNGYKVPPIGGPFLNLVSLE; this is translated from the coding sequence ATGGCGACAGATGACAGTCTGAAGCGGCGCAGTTTCCTGAAAGCGGCCGGCGGTGCGACGGCCGCCGCCACGCTCGCCGGGTGTACCGGCGGCGACGACGAAGGCGACGGCACGACCACCGACGAGACCACCGAGTCGATGGGTGGTACGACCGAGGAGGACGAGGAGACCACCGAGGAGTCCCAGAGTTCGGGCGGCACCCTCACCTTCGCCCGCGGGAACGACTCGGGCACCCTCGACTTCCAGAACACGACCAGCGGCGAGGACGCCAAGGTCACGAACCAGATTTACGACGGTCTCATTGAGTTCGAACCGGGCAAGACCTCGCTCAAGGCCGGTCTGGCGACCGACTGGAGTGTGGACGGCAAGACGGTCAGCATGACCCTCCGCGAGGGCGTCATGTTCCACAACGGCGAGGAGTTCACCGCCGACGACTACGTGGCGACCTACCGACGCTTCGTGGACAAGGACTACAAGCACTACCCCGGTCAGGAGTACGCCTCGTCCTACGGTCCCTACGCGCTGGGCAACTGGATTGATTCGGTCGAGAAGTCGGGCGACTACGAGGTCACCGTTACCCTCAAAAAGCCCTACGCGCCCATCCTGAAGAACTTCGCAATGTTCTGCTCGAAGGTCCACTCGCTGAAGGCCATCGAGGAGTACGGCACGGAACTCAAGAACAACCCGGTCGGGACCGGCCCCTTCAAGTTCGACAGTTGGGACACCGGCAACGCCCGGATTCGTCTGACCAAAAACGAGGACTACTGGGGCGACGAGAAGGCCAAGGTGGACGAAGTTGTGTTCACCGCGGTCGGCCAGAACACCTCCCGCGCCCAGACGCTGGTCTCGGGCGGTGCCGACATCATCGACGGCCTCGGGGCACAGGCCTCGCAGGTCGTCGATAGCTCTGACAAGGCCGAACTGCTCGAACGACCCGGCATCAACGTCGGTTACATGGCGTTCAACATGTCGAAGTTCAAGCCCTTCCGGAAGAAGAAGGTCCGGCAGGCCATCAACTACGCCATCGACACGAAGTCCATCGTGGATACCATCTTCAAGGGTATCGCCTCGGAGGCCAGCCAGCCCATCCCGTCCAGCGTGATGGGGTACAACAAGGACCTCGACCCCTATCCGCAGGACCTCGAAAAGGCCGAATCGCTCCTGAAGGAGGCCGGACACGGTGACGGTCTCGAATTCGAGCTAGCGACGTTCAAGAACCCGCGTCCCTACAACCCCTCGCCGAATCAGGCCGCACAGGTCGTCAAGTCGAACCTCGGGAAGGTCGGCATCACGGTCAACATCAAGACCCAGCCGTTCAACCCCTTCCTCGACTACACCGACAGCTACAAGCACGACGCCTGTTTCCTCGGCTGGAACACCGACAACGGCGACCCGGACAACTTCTACTACGCTCTGCTCCACCCCGGCGTGGACCGAAGCGAGGTCCCGGACGGGCAGGACTGGATCAACCCGGACAACCACGATAGCGTCAACACCCTCGACGCCGCCGCGTGGGCCAACACCGAGTTCATGAAGCTCACCGAGGACGGCCAATCGACCTACAAGACGGGCGAGCGTAAGCCCAAGTACCAGAAGGCCGGCGAAATCTTCCACGAGGAGTGCCCGTGGGTGGCCCTCAACCACGCGAAGGAACTCCGCGGCGTCGCCAACCGCGTGAACGGGTACAAGGTTCCGCCCATCGGCGGTCCCTTCCTCAACCTCGTCTCGCTCGAGTAG